In Streptomyces canus, one DNA window encodes the following:
- a CDS encoding CAP domain-containing protein produces MSELVPGGNLPLPDGAVTVRVPGPFDVSALVTDDDGKVGGDADFVFYNQPSAPGARLSGDTLTIDPRGLRAGASRVTVVISPADPGTPLGRLPAPVLQVTGAGGRPLARFAPTRPRQETLLLLAEIYRRGDSWKLRALGQGYADGLAGLARDFGVDVMDDTPTTAVPSGPLTVSGTRGAAAPALRTPSGTSPAHPPPPTRPAPLLRSPAPSASPDLAAFLTLVNSARSTAGSPPVTLDPRLTDAARGHASAMASADRLGVEGPDGVSVFQRLTATGYAYLTVGEHLVSGPRDPSEFVEYCLRTEQPRRTLHDPAFRHVGLAHATNGRSGDVYWTALWTRPLTPADLTRTADEVVGLTNRERARAGLPPLGVDPLLARAAQAYSTDMAVRAFYSHTSPEGTQPWDRAAAAGSTRRSIGENIACGQRSAAEVVEGWMNSPGHRANILKPGFTHIGIGFAGGGPAGTYWTQLFGA; encoded by the coding sequence ATGAGCGAGTTGGTCCCCGGGGGCAATCTGCCCCTCCCCGACGGGGCCGTCACCGTGCGGGTTCCCGGCCCCTTCGATGTGTCCGCCCTCGTCACGGACGACGACGGCAAGGTCGGGGGCGACGCCGACTTCGTGTTCTACAACCAGCCCTCGGCCCCCGGCGCCCGACTCTCCGGCGACACCCTGACCATCGATCCCCGTGGCCTGCGTGCGGGCGCCTCCAGGGTGACGGTGGTCATCAGCCCGGCCGACCCCGGCACCCCCCTGGGCCGGCTGCCCGCCCCGGTCCTTCAGGTCACCGGTGCGGGCGGCCGCCCGCTCGCCCGGTTCGCGCCGACGCGGCCACGGCAGGAGACCCTCCTGCTGCTCGCAGAGATCTACCGGCGCGGTGACAGCTGGAAGCTGCGGGCGCTGGGGCAGGGGTACGCGGACGGGCTCGCGGGGCTGGCGCGGGACTTCGGGGTGGATGTCATGGACGACACGCCGACGACCGCGGTGCCCTCCGGGCCCTTGACGGTGTCGGGGACACGTGGTGCCGCCGCTCCCGCCCTCCGGACGCCCTCGGGGACGTCCCCGGCCCACCCGCCGCCTCCGACCCGCCCCGCGCCCCTGCTCCGCTCCCCCGCACCCTCCGCCTCCCCTGATCTGGCCGCCTTCCTCACCCTGGTCAACTCGGCGCGCTCCACGGCCGGTTCACCCCCGGTCACGCTCGACCCCCGTCTCACCGACGCCGCCCGTGGCCACGCCTCCGCGATGGCCTCCGCGGACCGCCTCGGCGTGGAGGGCCCGGACGGCGTCTCGGTCTTCCAGCGGCTCACCGCCACCGGATACGCGTATCTCACCGTCGGCGAGCACCTCGTCTCCGGCCCCCGCGACCCGTCCGAGTTCGTGGAGTACTGCCTGCGCACCGAGCAGCCCCGGCGGACCCTGCACGATCCGGCCTTCCGCCACGTCGGTCTGGCACACGCGACCAACGGCCGCTCCGGCGACGTGTACTGGACGGCGCTGTGGACCAGGCCGCTCACGCCCGCCGACCTGACGCGGACCGCCGACGAGGTCGTCGGCCTCACCAACCGCGAGCGCGCCCGGGCCGGTCTGCCGCCGCTCGGCGTCGATCCCCTTCTGGCCCGTGCCGCGCAGGCGTACAGCACCGACATGGCGGTCCGCGCCTTCTACTCCCACACCTCCCCCGAGGGCACCCAGCCCTGGGACCGGGCCGCCGCCGCGGGCTCGACCCGTCGCTCCATCGGGGAGAACATCGCGTGCGGCCAGCGCTCGGCCGCCGAGGTCGTCGAGGGCTGGATGAACAGCCCCGGTCACCGCGCCAACATCCTCAAGCCCGGCTTCACCCACATCGGGATCGGCTTCGCGGGCGGCGGCCCGGCGGGCACGTACTGGACCCAGTTGTTCGGCGCCTGA
- a CDS encoding ROK family transcriptional regulator, with protein MRSTPRAETFPAHTPAASQVFTTVLSQGPLPRLEVARRVGLSPAAVTKAVRPLIEAGYLVEGADEEARPALGRPANLVRVDGGRALFIGVKVTGDEIIGVLTDLCCRIRVARHLPLPDREPRTVLASITDLVQRLLAEADGSTAPVLGLGIAVSGDVDRGEGTVRYSPFLEWRDVPLAELAAMTTGLPVTVDNDVRALTVAEQWFGAGVGLSDFALVTVGAGIGCGLVVHGRVVAGAHGVAGEIGHVTVDPAGPLCHCGNRGCVEAIAGEAAIVRQVREAAGAELPDAAAALHLAREGVSAARDVYARAGEAIGRGIATVANLLGPERVIISGEGLAAYDLFAEQIRDAFVAAAFGSAAQCDVRTHPLPFDEWARGAAATAIQSFITPDPSR; from the coding sequence ATGCGCTCCACCCCTCGCGCCGAGACGTTTCCCGCCCATACACCCGCCGCCTCGCAGGTGTTCACCACCGTGCTGTCCCAGGGCCCCCTGCCCCGCCTGGAGGTGGCCCGGCGGGTCGGTCTGTCGCCGGCCGCCGTCACCAAGGCGGTCCGGCCGCTCATCGAGGCCGGATACCTGGTGGAGGGCGCGGACGAGGAGGCCCGTCCGGCGCTGGGGCGGCCCGCGAACCTCGTACGGGTCGACGGCGGGCGGGCGCTGTTCATCGGCGTCAAGGTCACCGGCGACGAGATCATCGGGGTCCTCACCGACCTGTGCTGCCGTATCCGCGTCGCCCGGCATCTGCCGCTGCCCGACCGCGAGCCCAGGACGGTGCTCGCGAGCATCACGGACCTCGTCCAGCGCCTCCTCGCCGAGGCGGACGGCTCCACGGCCCCGGTCCTGGGTCTCGGCATCGCGGTCTCCGGTGACGTCGACCGCGGCGAGGGCACCGTCCGCTACTCGCCCTTCCTGGAGTGGCGCGACGTCCCGCTCGCCGAACTCGCCGCCATGACCACGGGGTTGCCGGTCACCGTCGACAACGACGTACGCGCCCTGACGGTCGCCGAGCAGTGGTTCGGCGCCGGAGTGGGCCTGTCCGACTTCGCCTTGGTCACCGTGGGTGCCGGCATCGGCTGCGGCCTGGTGGTGCACGGCCGTGTGGTCGCCGGGGCGCACGGAGTGGCCGGGGAGATCGGCCATGTGACCGTCGACCCGGCCGGCCCGCTCTGCCACTGCGGCAACCGCGGCTGCGTCGAGGCGATCGCCGGGGAAGCCGCGATCGTCCGCCAGGTCCGCGAGGCCGCCGGTGCCGAACTCCCCGACGCCGCCGCAGCCTTGCACCTGGCCCGCGAAGGTGTCTCCGCAGCTCGGGACGTGTACGCGCGCGCGGGCGAGGCGATCGGCCGGGGCATCGCCACCGTCGCCAACCTCCTCGGCCCCGAACGCGTGATCATCTCCGGCGAGGGACTCGCCGCCTACGACCTGTTCGCCGAGCAGATCCGCGACGCCTTCGTCGCGGCCGCCTTCGGCTCCGCCGCCCAGTGCGACGTCCGCACCCACCCGCTGCCCTTCGACGAGTGGGCCCGCGGAGCCGCCGCCACCGCCATCCAGTCCTTCATCACCCCGGACCCGAGCCGATAA
- a CDS encoding polyprenyl synthetase family protein: protein MTTLAAPEVLTRCRRLVQPALQEAVGRLHPWMSEMAAYSFGWCEVGGAPAAASGGKGVRQALAVLGAEAAGAPGRAGVPAAVAVELVHVFSLLHDDIMDGDPARRGRPTVWKAYGTGPAVLAGDALFALAVETLVDAGSDAVRRLSAALSDLVRGQADDLLFATRPWTGPERVRPEEYRAMAEHKTGALLGCAAALGALLGGAPPAAVAALDRAGRHLGVAFQIVDDVLGIWGDPLVTGKPVHGDLRERKKTFPVLAALDSPTSAAARLARLLESGGPPQEMADLVEECGGRSAALAEARRRMALAETAYELRPLLDYLLRRDL, encoded by the coding sequence GTGACCACGCTCGCCGCTCCCGAAGTCCTCACCCGCTGCCGCCGGTTGGTCCAGCCGGCGCTCCAGGAGGCCGTCGGCCGACTGCACCCCTGGATGAGCGAGATGGCCGCCTATTCCTTCGGCTGGTGCGAGGTCGGCGGCGCCCCCGCCGCGGCGTCCGGCGGAAAGGGGGTGCGCCAGGCGCTCGCCGTGCTGGGAGCCGAGGCGGCCGGCGCGCCCGGGCGGGCCGGGGTGCCCGCGGCGGTCGCGGTGGAACTGGTGCACGTCTTCTCGCTGCTCCACGACGACATCATGGACGGCGACCCGGCCCGGCGCGGCCGCCCCACGGTGTGGAAGGCCTACGGCACCGGCCCGGCCGTTCTCGCGGGTGACGCCCTGTTCGCGCTGGCCGTCGAGACCCTGGTCGACGCCGGCTCCGACGCCGTTCGGCGCCTGTCCGCCGCGCTGTCCGACCTGGTGCGGGGGCAGGCGGACGACCTCCTGTTCGCCACCCGCCCCTGGACGGGACCGGAGCGGGTGCGGCCGGAGGAGTACCGGGCCATGGCCGAGCACAAGACCGGCGCGCTGCTGGGCTGCGCGGCGGCGCTGGGCGCTCTGCTCGGCGGGGCGCCCCCGGCGGCGGTGGCCGCCCTGGACCGGGCCGGGCGGCATCTGGGGGTCGCGTTCCAGATCGTCGACGACGTCCTGGGGATCTGGGGCGATCCTCTGGTCACGGGCAAGCCCGTGCACGGCGATCTGCGGGAGCGCAAGAAGACGTTCCCGGTACTGGCCGCGCTCGACTCACCGACCTCTGCGGCGGCGCGTCTGGCGCGGCTCCTGGAGTCGGGCGGGCCCCCGCAGGAGATGGCGGACCTGGTCGAGGAGTGCGGCGGCCGGTCGGCCGCGCTCGCCGAGGCCCGCCGCCGCATGGCCCTGGCGGAGACGGCGTACGAGCTGCGGCCTTTGCTGGACTACCTGCTGCGGCGTGATCTCTGA
- a CDS encoding tetratricopeptide repeat protein yields the protein MYGKAFAPEYQGALTTLSVNSSLDEVLAAGTEQLRAAERAGRHAEAARSGLAVAESLRRLGRVADADRAWKASYRAARRAGDTAGMAWALWSGGTLARQRGGFALARRLLGLAAELGERGGDVVVRGYSLAGLAETGRIQGDYEAVGRLHEQLLAEARRRGEARHTVWALSGIAQMHRNTGSYDTAFAMFEEAARIASGADDRRGHAWALRGLADLLSVRDGDTGRALALLSEAETTCREMNLSSALAYNHKMRGNVLYRAGRYPEARDLYEQALAEFRAMSEPRGEALARLGLAKSLARLGRDRAETAAELDDLARVLERTGLRHAREMVARAQEEFGVRTEAVR from the coding sequence ATGTACGGCAAGGCATTCGCCCCGGAGTACCAGGGCGCGCTCACCACCCTCTCCGTGAACTCCTCACTGGACGAGGTCCTGGCCGCCGGCACCGAGCAGTTGAGAGCGGCCGAGCGAGCCGGACGGCACGCGGAGGCGGCCCGCTCCGGACTCGCGGTCGCCGAGTCGCTGCGCAGGCTCGGCCGGGTCGCCGACGCCGACCGCGCCTGGAAGGCGAGTTACCGGGCCGCCCGCCGGGCCGGGGACACCGCGGGCATGGCCTGGGCACTGTGGAGCGGCGGCACGCTGGCCCGCCAGCGCGGCGGTTTCGCCCTGGCCCGGCGACTGTTGGGGCTGGCGGCCGAACTCGGCGAGCGCGGCGGGGATGTCGTGGTGCGCGGTTACTCGCTGGCGGGGCTGGCCGAGACTGGCCGTATCCAGGGCGACTACGAAGCAGTCGGCCGGCTGCACGAACAACTGCTGGCGGAAGCCAGACGGCGTGGCGAGGCACGGCACACGGTGTGGGCGCTGTCCGGCATCGCACAGATGCACCGCAACACCGGGTCCTACGACACCGCGTTCGCCATGTTCGAGGAAGCGGCCCGGATCGCCTCGGGCGCCGATGACCGGCGCGGTCACGCCTGGGCGCTGCGCGGACTCGCAGACCTCCTCTCCGTGCGCGACGGCGACACGGGGCGGGCCCTCGCCCTGCTGTCCGAGGCGGAGACGACCTGCCGGGAGATGAACCTGTCCAGCGCGCTGGCCTACAACCACAAGATGCGCGGCAACGTGCTCTACCGCGCGGGGCGTTACCCCGAGGCCCGCGACCTGTACGAGCAGGCGCTCGCCGAGTTCCGCGCCATGAGCGAACCGCGCGGGGAGGCCCTGGCCCGGCTGGGGCTCGCCAAGTCCCTGGCCCGCCTGGGCCGCGACCGCGCCGAGACCGCGGCCGAACTGGACGATCTGGCCCGTGTGCTGGAGCGGACCGGGCTGCGGCACGCGCGGGAGATGGTGGCGCGGGCCCAGGAGGAGTTCGGCGTGCGGACGGAGGCGGTACGGTGA
- a CDS encoding AIM24 family protein produces MKGDLFSSEHMVQPATAPGMTVENSKCIRYAVHGEMLARQGAMVAYRGNLQFERKGQGVGGMLKRAVTGEGLPLMTVRGQGEAWFAHEAQNCFIVDVEQGDEFTVNGRNVLCFDASLAYRISTVKGAGIAGGGLFNSVFTGHGRLGLVCEGNPLVIPVSPEFPVYVDTDAVVGWTAGLATSLHRSQSIGSMLRGGSGEAVQLVLQGSGYVVVRPSEVTPQKAQQH; encoded by the coding sequence ATGAAGGGTGACCTCTTTTCCAGTGAGCACATGGTGCAGCCGGCCACGGCGCCGGGTATGACGGTCGAGAACTCCAAGTGCATCAGGTACGCGGTGCACGGCGAGATGCTCGCCCGCCAGGGGGCGATGGTCGCCTACCGCGGCAATCTCCAGTTCGAGCGCAAGGGCCAGGGCGTCGGGGGCATGCTCAAGCGGGCCGTCACCGGCGAGGGCCTGCCGTTGATGACCGTGCGCGGGCAGGGCGAGGCCTGGTTCGCGCACGAGGCGCAGAACTGTTTCATCGTCGACGTGGAACAGGGTGACGAGTTCACGGTCAACGGTCGCAACGTCCTGTGCTTCGACGCCTCGTTGGCGTACCGGATATCGACCGTGAAGGGCGCGGGCATAGCCGGTGGCGGACTGTTCAACAGCGTCTTCACGGGTCACGGCAGGCTCGGGCTCGTCTGCGAGGGCAACCCGCTGGTGATCCCGGTCTCGCCGGAGTTCCCGGTGTACGTCGACACGGACGCCGTCGTCGGGTGGACGGCGGGCCTCGCGACCTCGCTGCACCGTTCGCAGTCCATCGGGTCGATGCTGCGCGGCGGTTCCGGGGAGGCGGTGCAGCTGGTGCTGCAGGGCTCGGGATACGTCGTGGTACGGCCGAGCGAGGTGACCCCGCAGAAGGCGCAGCAGCACTGA
- a CDS encoding alpha-galactosidase D yields MRSSSYFALPARALLVLALTAVAVPTAHAADTPAASLAAKPYMGWSSWSMQSSKYPGLNPDGDYSYLTEANVLKQTDAMAAKLKKYGYEYVNIDAGWWMDKAWKSGFDQYGRQKPDPVRFPHGMKAVADRIHAKGLKAGIYLPAGLEKGAYGDGRTPIRNADGCTTADIVYDDLRTTNGWDSAYKLDFAKPCAGKYIDSQAQLIAGWGYDFLKLDGVGPGSGKSGDQYDNVADVAAWNRAIAGTGRTVHLELSWSLDIGHATDWKKYSQGWRIDTDVECYCNTLVSWENSVDDRWDDTPAWTRHAGPGGWNDLDSLDVGNGQMDGLTKAERQSYATLWAIAKSPLYTGDDLTRLDSYGLSLLTNREVIGLNQGPNPPAHPVTPSDPQQVWAAKNPDGTYTVALFNLADAPAAVTADWTTLGFTGKASVRDLWNHENLGTYKNKVAQALPAHGSRLFTVTPHGTGLAFTGYEAESSANTLGGNASVADCSACSDGKKVGNLYLGGTLTFRDVVVAKAGTYQIKVSYISGDARSVDVSANGGGATRHKLPATGDWGTVSSVYVPVTLKAGANTITFDSGTGYAPDVDRIDVPKS; encoded by the coding sequence ATGCGGTCATCCTCGTACTTCGCCCTGCCCGCCAGAGCGCTGCTGGTGCTCGCCCTCACGGCGGTCGCCGTCCCCACGGCCCACGCCGCCGACACCCCCGCGGCGTCCCTCGCCGCCAAGCCCTACATGGGCTGGTCCAGTTGGAGCATGCAGTCGTCCAAGTACCCCGGCCTCAACCCGGACGGCGACTACAGCTACCTCACCGAGGCCAACGTCCTGAAGCAGACCGACGCCATGGCCGCCAAGCTGAAGAAGTACGGCTACGAGTACGTCAACATCGACGCCGGCTGGTGGATGGACAAGGCCTGGAAGTCCGGGTTCGACCAGTACGGCCGCCAGAAGCCCGACCCGGTCCGCTTCCCCCACGGCATGAAGGCCGTCGCCGACCGGATCCACGCCAAGGGCCTCAAGGCCGGCATCTATCTCCCGGCCGGCCTGGAGAAGGGGGCGTACGGCGACGGGAGGACACCGATCCGGAACGCCGACGGCTGCACCACCGCCGACATCGTGTACGACGACCTGCGTACCACCAACGGCTGGGACAGCGCGTACAAGCTCGACTTCGCCAAGCCGTGCGCCGGCAAGTACATCGACTCCCAGGCCCAGTTGATCGCCGGCTGGGGCTACGACTTCCTCAAGCTCGACGGGGTCGGCCCCGGCTCCGGGAAGAGCGGCGACCAGTACGACAACGTTGCCGACGTGGCCGCCTGGAACAGGGCGATAGCAGGCACCGGCCGCACCGTCCACCTCGAACTCTCCTGGTCTCTCGACATCGGCCACGCCACCGACTGGAAGAAGTACTCGCAGGGCTGGCGCATCGACACCGACGTCGAGTGCTACTGCAACACCCTCGTCAGCTGGGAGAACTCGGTCGACGACCGCTGGGACGACACCCCCGCCTGGACCCGGCACGCCGGACCCGGCGGCTGGAACGACCTTGACTCCCTCGATGTCGGCAACGGGCAGATGGACGGCCTGACCAAGGCGGAACGGCAGAGCTACGCCACCTTGTGGGCCATCGCCAAGTCCCCCCTCTACACCGGCGACGACCTCACCCGCCTGGACTCCTACGGCCTGTCCCTGCTGACCAACCGCGAGGTCATCGGCCTCAACCAGGGTCCCAACCCGCCCGCGCACCCGGTCACCCCGTCCGACCCGCAGCAGGTCTGGGCCGCCAAGAACCCCGACGGCACCTACACCGTCGCCCTGTTCAACCTCGCCGACGCCCCCGCCGCCGTCACCGCCGACTGGACCACCCTCGGCTTCACCGGCAAGGCGTCCGTCCGCGACCTGTGGAACCACGAGAACCTCGGCACCTACAAGAACAAGGTGGCCCAGGCCCTGCCCGCCCACGGCTCGCGTCTGTTCACGGTCACCCCGCACGGCACCGGACTCGCCTTCACGGGATACGAGGCCGAGTCCTCCGCGAACACTCTCGGCGGCAACGCCTCCGTCGCCGACTGCTCCGCCTGCTCCGACGGAAAGAAGGTCGGCAACTTGTACCTCGGCGGGACCCTGACCTTCCGCGACGTCGTCGTCGCCAAGGCCGGCACCTACCAGATCAAGGTCTCCTACATCAGCGGTGACGCCCGCTCGGTGGACGTCTCGGCGAACGGCGGCGGCGCCACCCGCCACAAGCTCCCCGCCACCGGCGACTGGGGGACCGTGTCGAGCGTGTACGTGCCCGTGACGCTCAAGGCCGGCGCCAACACGATCACCTTCGACAGCGGCACCGGCTACGCACCGGACGTCGACCGGATCGACGTACCGAAGTCCTGA
- a CDS encoding serine hydrolase domain-containing protein, whose product MASARVMVGTVAGAVLLPLLAVPAHAGSPAAPAVDLTGLLGVLHSATAQGAPGSMARIDDGNTVYRAAVGVADRKSEQTMSDTDRFRIGSVTKTFTAVVLLQLVDEKKLELDAPVNRYLPGLLPDDRITVRHVLSHRSGLYDYTNDMFAKTVSGFEAVRKKVFTPEELVKRSLRKPRTNAAGAVYSYSNTNFVVAGMLIEKLTGNPVRTEYEKRIIEPLQLRDTFYVHPGMKIPGRHARGYLTPDQAGAPLVDATEQTASWAQSAGALISSTRDLNTFLSALLAGRLTSAAQLAQMERWAPAGSGQAYGLGLRRRDLSCGVSVYGHTGAVQGFYTYAFATKDGKRALAAVANTSNNGRVLNTMLRTLDSAFCGKATKAPRGKAPVERHEDMAPAVTLD is encoded by the coding sequence ATGGCATCAGCACGAGTGATGGTCGGGACGGTGGCCGGAGCGGTCCTGCTGCCCCTGCTCGCGGTCCCCGCCCACGCCGGGTCGCCCGCCGCACCCGCGGTGGATCTCACAGGTCTGCTCGGCGTGTTGCATTCCGCGACGGCACAGGGCGCGCCGGGGTCCATGGCCCGGATCGACGACGGGAACACGGTGTACCGGGCCGCGGTCGGCGTCGCGGACCGCAAGAGCGAGCAGACGATGAGCGACACCGACCGGTTCCGTATCGGCAGCGTCACCAAGACCTTCACCGCCGTCGTCCTGCTCCAACTGGTCGACGAGAAGAAGCTGGAACTCGACGCGCCGGTCAACCGCTATCTGCCCGGGCTGCTGCCGGACGACCGGATCACGGTGCGGCACGTCCTGAGTCACCGCAGCGGACTCTACGACTACACGAATGACATGTTCGCCAAGACGGTCTCCGGGTTCGAGGCGGTCCGCAAGAAGGTCTTCACCCCCGAGGAGCTGGTGAAGCGCTCGCTGCGCAAACCGCGCACGAACGCGGCCGGCGCGGTGTACTCGTACTCCAACACCAACTTCGTCGTCGCCGGGATGCTGATCGAGAAGCTGACCGGGAACCCGGTGCGGACCGAGTACGAGAAGCGGATCATCGAACCTCTGCAGCTGCGCGACACGTTCTATGTGCACCCCGGGATGAAGATCCCCGGCCGCCATGCCCGCGGCTATCTCACCCCGGACCAGGCCGGCGCCCCACTCGTCGACGCGACCGAGCAGACCGCGTCGTGGGCGCAGAGCGCGGGCGCGCTCATCTCCAGCACCCGGGACCTGAACACGTTCCTGTCCGCCCTGCTCGCGGGCCGGCTCACCTCGGCCGCGCAACTGGCGCAGATGGAGCGATGGGCGCCGGCGGGGAGCGGTCAGGCGTACGGCCTCGGGTTGCGCCGTCGCGATCTGTCGTGCGGGGTCTCGGTGTACGGCCACACGGGTGCCGTACAGGGCTTCTACACGTACGCGTTCGCCACGAAGGACGGCAAGCGCGCTCTCGCCGCGGTCGCCAACACCTCCAACAACGGCAGGGTCCTCAACACGATGCTGCGCACCCTCGACTCCGCGTTCTGCGGCAAGGCCACGAAGGCGCCGCGCGGCAAGGCTCCGGTGGAGCGGCACGAGGACATGGCCCCGGCGGTCACGCTGGACTGA